In Rissa tridactyla isolate bRisTri1 chromosome 23, bRisTri1.patW.cur.20221130, whole genome shotgun sequence, the following are encoded in one genomic region:
- the LOC128901120 gene encoding keratin-associated protein 9-1-like — protein MCSTGCCSIVKSKTVCCSQPCQKTICCEPCQKTICCRPCQKTVCCSPCQQSICCDPCQRPCCDPCCQKPCCDPCCQQSCCDPCQKPCCDPCCQQSCCDPCQKPCCDPCCQQSCCDPCQKPCCDPCCQQSCCDPCQKPCCDPCCQQSCCDPCQKPCCDPCCQQSCCDPCQKPCCDPCCQQSCCDPCQKPCCDPCCQKPCCDPCCQQSCCDPCQKPCCDPCCQQSCCDPCQQSCCDPCQKSVCCTKVCQKSCCCCSHPCPQPCCCCGCYPCCCSGCLSCCSYVVKKKPVVVCCRPVQYCSPMRKYCIPIQQCCAAIKKSC, from the exons ATGTGCTCTACCGGATGCTGCTCCATCGTGAAGAGCAAGACAGTGTGCTGCAGCCAGCCGTGCCAGAAGACTATCTGCTGCGAACCATGTCAGAAGACCATCTGCTGCAGGCCATGCCAGAAGACcgtctgctgcagcccctgccagcagtCCATCTGCTGCGACCCATGCCAGAGGCCCTGCTGTGACCCATGTTGCCAGAAGCCCTGCTGTGACCCATGCTGCCAGCAGTCCTGCTGTGACCCATGCCAGAAGCCCTGCTGTGACCCATGCTGCCAGCAGTCCTGCTGTGACCCATGCCAGAAGCCCTGCTGTGACCCATGCTGCCAGCAGTCCTGCTGTGACCCATGCCAGAAGCCCTGCTGTGACCCATGCTGCCAGCAGTCCTGCTGTGACCCATGCCAGAAGCCTTGCTGTGACCCATGCTGCCAGCAGTCCTGCTGTGACCCATGCCAGAAGCCTTGCTGTGACCCATGTTGCCAGCAGTCCTGCTGTGACCCATGCCAGAAGCCCTGCTGTGACCCATGCTGCCAGCAGTCCTGCTGTGACCCATGCCAGAAGCCCTGCTGTGACCCATGTTGCCAGAAGCCTTGCTGTGACCCATGCTGCCAGCAGTCCTGCTGTGACCCATGCCAGAAGCCTTGCTGTGACCCATGCTGCCAGCAGTCCTGCTGTGACCC TTGCCAGCAGTCCTGCTGTGACCCATGCCAGAAGTCCGTCTGCTGTACCAAGGTGTGCCAgaagtcctgctgctgctgtagccaCCCTTGCccgcagccctgctgctgctgtggctgctacccctgctgctgctctggatgTCTGTCTTGCTGTTCCTACGTGGTGAAGAAGAAGCCTGTTGTGGTGTGTTGCAGACCCGTGCAGTACTGCTCTCCCATGAGGAAGTATTGCATACCCATCCAGCAGTGCTGCGCCGCAATCAAGAAGAGCTGCTGA
- the LOC128901132 gene encoding keratin-associated protein 5-4-like: MCSRQDKDQCHRQERYTRQSSGGCHSSGGGGCHSSGGGGCHSSGGGGCHSSGGSGGGCHSSGGGGCHSSGGSGGGCHSSGGGGCHSSGGSSCHGKPQVQCQQQQQQQVHQLPSQKMK; the protein is encoded by the coding sequence ATGTGCTCTCGGCAGGACAAGGACCAGTGCCACAGGCAGGAGCGCTACACCCGCCAGAGCAGCGGTGGCTGTCACAGCTCCGGCGGTGGTGGCTGTCACAGCTCCGGTGGTGGTGGATGCCACAGCTCCGGTGGAGGTGGCTGTCACAGCTccggtggcagcggtggtggcTGTCACAGCTCCGGTGGAGGTGGCTGTCACAGCTccggtggcagcggtggtggcTGTCACAGCTCCGGCGGCGGTGGATGCCACAGCAGTGGTGGCTCCAGCTGCCACGGGAAGCCACAGgtgcagtgccagcagcagcagcagcagcaggtccaccAGCTGCCCTCCCAGAAGATGAAGTGA
- the LOC128901134 gene encoding putative small proline-rich protein 5, translating to MCSRGSCHDYNSSCHGSRSSCHESRSSCHESGPSCHYTIQRQPVQKYSYVTPCCPPLQPYCPPVQRYCPPVQPCCPPVQRYCPQVPYCPQYTKNICKLPPTYPKY from the coding sequence ATGTGCTCCCGCGGGTCCTGCCACGACTATAACTCCTCCTGCCATGGATCCCGCTCTTCTTGCCATGAATCCCGCTCTTCCTGCCATGAATCGGGACCCTCCTGCCATTACACCATCCAGAGGCAGCCCGTGCAGAAGTACAGCTATGTGAcgccctgctgcccccctctgcagccctatTGCCCCCCGGTGCAGCGTTACTGCCCCCCtgtgcagccctgctgccccccggTGCAGCGCTACTGCCCCCAGGTCCCCTACTGCCCCCAGTACACCAAGAACATCTGCAAGCTGCCACCGACATACCCCAAGTACTAG
- the LOC128901201 gene encoding keratin-associated protein 5-2-like, with protein MIYSSGRESYFNLNSTWYDPSGSWLDTRRTPFRYGYNTCSSGCEGEGVEGMRGHNYRHYGYRQPVCSERCHGYAAADSCHGGGGSSCVRRPTYSYGSSGGCNSYGRSVCSERCQGSSGSCHGGGSSCVRRPTYSYGSAGGCHSYGRSVCSETCHGAGYQGGKPCYSAPTQCIPQCCPMQTCPPPVQQGCVPVAKCIPSQHQQQKQVCKVPARKIK; from the exons ATGATATACTCGTCCGGAAGGGAATCATACTTCAACTTGAACTCAACCTGGTACGATCCCTCGGGGTCCTGGCTGGACACCCGGCGCACACCCTTCCGCTACGGCTACAACACCTGCTCCTCAGGCTGCGAGGGCGAAGGCGTCGAAGGCATGAGAGGGCACAACTACCGGCATTATGGCTATCGGCAGCCGGTCTGCTCCGAGAGATGCCATGGCTACGCTGCAGCTGACTCATGCCACGGCGGCGGGGGCTCGAGCTGCGTCAGGAGGCCCACGTACAGCTACGGGTCATCAGGGGGATGCAACAGCTACGGGAGATCGGTCTGCTCCGAGAGATGCCAAGGGTCCTCAGGTTCATGCCACGGAGGTGGTTCAAGTTGTGTCAGGAGACCCACGTACAGCTACGGGTCAGCGGGGGGATGCCACAGCTACGGGAGGTCGGTCTGCTCCGAGACGTGCCACGGAGCAGGCTACCAGGGGGGGAAGCCATGCTACAGTGCACCAACGCAGTGCATCCCGCAGTGCTGCCCCATGCAGACCTGTCCCCCTCCGGTGCAGCAAGGCTGCGTGCCCGTGGCAAAGTGCATCCCAAGCCAGCA ccagcagcaaaagcaggtcTGCAAAGTTCCAGCCCGGAAGATAAAGTAG
- the LOC128901168 gene encoding keratin-associated protein 5-8-like: MPNGCCGGSNCTVCCYSTKKSCCKTPCCPPMQCCCPSTCCMPSQCCCPMQSCCMPMTCCYTMNNRGCCGGSGGCCGN; this comes from the coding sequence ATGCCCAACGGATGCTGTGGTGGAAGTAACTGCACCGTCTGCTGCTACAGCACCAAGAAGTCGTGCTGCAAGACGCCGTGCTGCCCACCCATGCAGTGCTGCTGCCCCTCCACCTGCTGCATGCCCTCGCAGTGCTGCTGCCCCATGCAGAGCTGCTGCATGCCCATGACCTGCTGCTACACCATGAACAACAGAGGCTgctgtggtggcagtggtggctgCTGTGGCAACTAA
- the LOC128900858 gene encoding keratinocyte proline-rich protein-like, with translation MHHCKGDSDQDLCHEEKGWTWHGSTGCCHESPLGTTDLSPCHDPGSISRDIEGSCQSEPQSCQPMEPCPPQTCCPPQQSCDFGKPRRRVEVSHVQPVCPPPVKIHRRPLQQYRPPLRCEEPGCCGKPRRRVEQCPEEDACPPVILHPRPLQHHCPCIPVCCPPVQHRCPAPVPLPLHPGWHQQKQVPLLPPCLQTK, from the coding sequence ATGCACCACTGTAAAGGCGACAGCGACCAGGACTTGTGCCATGAGGAGAAGGGCTGGACGTGGCACGGTTCCACAGGGTGCTGCCACGAAAGCCCCCTGGGCACCACGGACCTGTCCCCTTGCCACGACCCCGGCAGCATCAGCCGCGACATTGAGGGGTCCTGCCAGAGTGAGCCGCAAAGCTGCCAGCCCATGGAGCCGTGCCCACCCCAGACCTGCTGCCCACCACAGCAAAGCTGCGATTTCGGCAAGCCCCGGCGGCGGGTGGAGGTGAGCCACGTGCAGCCTGTCTGCCCCCCACCCGTGAAAATCCACCGCCGCCCGCTGCAGCAGTACCGCCCGCCCCTGCGCTGCGAGGAGCCGGGGTGCTGCGGCAAACCCCGGCGGCGAGTGGAGCAGTGCCCGGAGGAGGACGCCTGTCCCCCCGTGATACTGCATCCCCGGCCGCTGCAGCATCACTGCCCCTGCATCCCAGTCTGCTGCCCACCCGTCCAGCACCGCTGCCCAGCCCCTGTGCCCCTGCCGCTGCATCCTGGCTGGCACCAGCAAAAGCAGGTCCCTCTCTTGCCACCCTGTCTGCAGACGAAATGA
- the LOC128901119 gene encoding putative small proline-rich protein 5, with translation MCSRGSCHDYNSSCHGSRSSCHESRSSCHESGPSCHYTIQRQPVQKYSYVTPCCPPLQPYCPPVQRYCPPVQPCCPPVQRYCPQVPYCPQYTKNICKLPPTYPKY, from the coding sequence ATGTGCTCCCGCGGGTCCTGCCACGACTATAACTCCTCCTGCCATGGATCCCGCTCTTCTTGCCATGAATCCCGCTCTTCCTGCCATGAATCGGGACCCTCCTGCCATTACACCATCCAGAGGCAGCCCGTGCAGAAGTACAGCTATGTGAcgccctgctgcccccctctgcagccctatTGCCCCCCGGTGCAGCGTTACTGCCCCCCTGTGCAGCCCTGTTGCCCCCCGGTGCAGCGCTACTGCCCCCAGGTCCCCTACTGCCCCCAGTACACCAAGAACATCTGCAAGCTGCCACCGACATACCCCAAGTACTAG
- the LOC128900839 gene encoding loricrin-like, with amino-acid sequence MCSRQDKDQCHREEVPPTSASSCHSSEGCHGSSGGSGCHRSGSGCHRNSGGSDCHGSNGGSGCHGSRGSSCHRSSGGSGCHGSSGGCCHRNPRDCQQQIYQVSSKMK; translated from the coding sequence ATGTGCTCCCGCCAGGACAAAGACCAGTGCCACCGTGAAGAAGTGCCACCGACAAGTGCCTCCTCATGCCACAGCAGTGAAGGGTGCCACGGGAGCAGCGGTGGATCTGGTTGCCACAGGAGTGGATCTGGTTGCCACAGGAACAGTGGTGGATCTGATTGCCACGGGAGCAACGGTGGATCTGGTTGCCACGGGAGCAGAGGATCCAGTTGCCACAGGAGCAGCGGTGGATCTGGATGCCATGGGAGCAGTGGGGGATGCTGCCATAGAAATCCACGGGATTGCCAGCAGCAAATTTATCAAGTATCCTCAAAGATGAAGTGA
- the LOC128901167 gene encoding keratin-associated protein 5-7-like, which translates to MPNGGCGCCGGNNYSVCCYSSPKCCKTPCCPQYCCPMQSCCMPMTCCYSISNNRGCCGGSGGCCGN; encoded by the coding sequence ATGCCCAACGGAGGTTGCGGATGCTGCGGTGGAAATAACTACTCCGTGTGCTGCTACAGCAGCCCCAAGTGCTGCAAGACGCCGTGCTGCCCACAGTACTGCTGCCCCATGCAGAGCTGCTGCATGCCCATGACCTGCTGCTACAGCATCAGCAACAACAGAGGCTGCTGCGGTGGCAGTGGTGGCTGCTGTGGCAACTAA
- the LOC128901136 gene encoding putative small proline-rich protein 5 produces MCSRGSCHDYNSSCHGSRSSCHESRSSCHESGPSCHYTIQRQPVQKYSYVTPCCPPLQPYCPPVQRYCPPVQPCCPPVQRYCPQVPYCPQYTKNICKLPPKCPKY; encoded by the coding sequence ATGTGCTCCCGCGGGTCCTGCCACGACTATAACTCCTCCTGCCATGGATCCCGCTCTTCTTGCCATGAATCCCGCTCTTCCTGCCATGAATCGGGACCCTCCTGCCATTACACCATCCAGAGGCAGCCCGTGCAGAAGTACAGCTACGTGAcgccctgctgcccccctctgcagccctatTGCCCCCCGGTGCAGCGTTACTGCCCCCCtgtgcagccctgctgccccccggTGCAGCGCTACTGCCCCCAGGTCCCCTACTGCCCCCAGTACACCAAGAACATCTGCAAGCTGCCGCCAAAATGCCCCAAGTACTAA